The following coding sequences lie in one Polynucleobacter necessarius genomic window:
- a CDS encoding NAD-dependent epimerase/dehydratase family protein produces the protein MNILLIGGGGFLGLNLAKTLCGAEHVVHIADLNDNIVFQLIGGDGVLRVHQLDCANVELVLSLIKEFEIECVINLASSLIPSSSYNAFVRERNLGC, from the coding sequence ATGAATATCCTCTTAATAGGTGGCGGTGGTTTTTTAGGCTTGAATCTCGCCAAGACATTGTGTGGAGCGGAACACGTCGTTCATATTGCCGATCTCAATGACAATATTGTTTTTCAGTTAATTGGTGGTGATGGGGTATTAAGGGTCCATCAGTTAGACTGCGCTAATGTTGAATTAGTCCTTAGTCTTATTAAGGAATTTGAAATTGAATGCGTCATTAATCTTGCATCTAGCCTTATTCCATCAAGTTCTTATAATGCTTTTGTTCGGGAGAGAAATCTGGGTTGCTGA